A DNA window from Agarivorans sp. TSD2052 contains the following coding sequences:
- a CDS encoding ABC transporter permease, whose product MKDKLIHSLETVGLTPMVPFVRLASGENPKQQISDIFERIGLPLLAIAVFLLLWSISAAKVQTSLGTLPGPAQVWQQYQGLVAEHHEEREKEKAFYVRQDERNAKKLAKNPDATIKVRPYTGKETFFDQILTSLYTVFTGFILASVIAIPIGVACGLNKKLYGAVSPIIQILKPVSPLAWLPIVTMVVSAVYVSNDPAFSKSFVTSAVTVTLCSLWPTLINTATGVASIDKDWINVGKVIQLHWSKQVFKIAIPASLPMIFTGLRISLGIGWMVLIAAEMLAQNPGLGKFVWDEFQNGSSNSLGRIMAAVVVIGLIGYVLDWAMLSLQKLISHSTPESAR is encoded by the coding sequence ATGAAAGATAAATTAATTCACTCTCTAGAAACAGTAGGCCTGACACCCATGGTGCCATTTGTCCGTTTAGCCAGTGGAGAAAACCCCAAACAACAAATCAGTGACATATTCGAACGTATCGGTCTTCCGTTACTGGCTATTGCCGTGTTTTTGTTATTGTGGAGCATTTCTGCTGCTAAAGTGCAAACCAGCTTAGGCACCTTGCCTGGACCTGCTCAAGTTTGGCAGCAATACCAAGGCTTAGTGGCGGAGCATCATGAGGAGCGCGAAAAAGAAAAAGCATTTTATGTGCGACAGGACGAGCGTAATGCTAAGAAGTTAGCCAAAAACCCGGATGCCACCATAAAGGTTCGTCCTTATACCGGCAAAGAAACCTTTTTTGATCAAATATTGACTAGCTTGTACACCGTGTTTACCGGTTTCATATTAGCGAGTGTTATCGCTATCCCTATTGGCGTTGCCTGTGGTTTAAACAAAAAGCTATATGGTGCGGTCAGCCCCATTATTCAAATTCTCAAACCCGTGTCGCCACTGGCTTGGCTACCCATCGTTACCATGGTGGTGAGTGCCGTGTATGTAAGCAATGATCCCGCATTCTCAAAATCCTTCGTTACATCAGCGGTAACCGTAACCTTATGTTCTTTATGGCCAACTCTGATTAACACTGCTACTGGCGTCGCGTCAATCGACAAAGACTGGATTAATGTAGGAAAAGTGATCCAGCTTCATTGGAGTAAGCAAGTGTTCAAAATTGCCATTCCTGCCTCATTGCCGATGATCTTCACCGGTTTACGTATCTCTCTTGGTATTGGTTGGATGGTATTGATTGCTGCTGAAATGCTGGCGCAAAACCCAGGCCTTGGAAAGTTTGTTTGGGACGAATTTCAAAATGGTAGTTCTAACTCCTTAGGCCGGATTATGGCGGCTGTAGTGGTTATTGGTCTTATCGGTTATGTCTTAGATTGGGCAATGTTAAGCCTACAAAAACTGATTTCACATTCAACACCAGAAAGCGCGCGCTAA
- a CDS encoding ABC transporter ATP-binding protein, giving the protein MSQYLEIDHVSIDFPTKNGPFRALNGVDMKIDKGEFISLIGHSGCGKSTVLNIVAGLYNATEGGVILEGKEVTRPGPDRAVVFQNHSLLPWLTAYQNVELAVKEVFKGQKSKLEMKEWIEHNLELVHMTHAMHKRPDEISGGMKQRVGIARALAMQPKVLLMDEPFGALDALTRAHLQDSLMEIQQELNNTVIMITHDVDEAVLLSDRIVMMTNGPEATIGEILTVELDRPRNRVALADDAEYNHYRAQVLKFLYERQRNPAQANEKAKPKLVKSEKAA; this is encoded by the coding sequence ATGTCACAATATCTAGAAATTGATCACGTTAGCATCGACTTCCCGACCAAAAATGGGCCATTTAGAGCGCTAAATGGTGTTGATATGAAAATTGATAAGGGCGAATTTATCTCTCTCATCGGCCACTCTGGTTGCGGTAAGTCTACCGTGCTAAATATTGTGGCGGGCTTATATAATGCCACCGAAGGAGGTGTGATATTAGAAGGTAAAGAAGTGACTCGGCCTGGCCCTGACAGGGCGGTAGTGTTTCAAAACCACTCTTTATTGCCTTGGTTGACCGCTTATCAAAATGTTGAGCTCGCGGTTAAAGAAGTGTTTAAGGGGCAAAAATCTAAACTCGAAATGAAAGAGTGGATCGAACACAATTTAGAATTAGTACATATGACTCACGCCATGCATAAACGACCCGATGAAATTTCTGGTGGTATGAAGCAGCGGGTCGGCATTGCTCGTGCCTTAGCGATGCAGCCTAAAGTGTTATTGATGGATGAACCGTTTGGCGCTTTAGATGCCTTAACCCGTGCTCATTTGCAAGATTCTTTGATGGAGATCCAGCAAGAACTTAATAATACCGTGATTATGATTACCCACGATGTAGATGAAGCGGTGCTATTGTCTGATCGAATCGTCATGATGACCAATGGGCCTGAAGCAACAATTGGTGAGATCCTAACAGTAGAGTTAGATAGACCTAGAAATCGTGTAGCGCTAGCTGATGACGCTGAATACAACCATTATCGCGCACAAGTATTGAAGTTTCTTTATGAGCGTCAGCGTAACCCTGCTCAGGCCAATGAAAAGGCAAAGCCTAAACTGGTTAAATCTGAAAAGGCCGCTTAA
- the dapB gene encoding 4-hydroxy-tetrahydrodipicolinate reductase, whose product MSQVRVAIVGCNGRMGKNLLEAVNNSASTVLGAATERPGSSLIGVDVGELAGLGTLNIAIIDDLKQAKDDIDVIIDFTAPTVTLSHVAWAKANGKKMVIGTTGFSDEQKQQLKEAADDIAIMFAPNMSVGVNLVFKLLEVAAKVMGDYTDIEIIEGHHRHKVDAPSGTALGMGEVIADTLGRDLKKVAVYGREGITGERDRDTIGFATIRAGDLVGEHTAMFADIGERVEITHKASSRMTFANGAVRAAVWLQDKQNGLFDMRDVLDLND is encoded by the coding sequence ATGTCGCAAGTAAGAGTCGCTATTGTTGGATGTAACGGTCGAATGGGTAAAAACTTACTAGAAGCTGTAAATAACAGTGCTTCAACGGTATTAGGTGCAGCGACTGAACGCCCTGGTTCCAGCTTAATTGGCGTTGATGTCGGCGAGTTAGCAGGTTTGGGGACGCTTAACATAGCGATCATTGATGACCTTAAACAAGCCAAAGACGATATCGATGTTATTATCGACTTTACTGCCCCAACGGTAACCCTTTCTCATGTTGCTTGGGCAAAAGCCAATGGCAAAAAAATGGTGATCGGTACTACAGGTTTCAGTGACGAGCAAAAACAACAGTTAAAAGAGGCTGCTGACGATATTGCTATTATGTTTGCGCCAAATATGAGCGTGGGCGTTAACCTCGTATTCAAATTATTGGAAGTTGCTGCCAAGGTGATGGGCGATTATACCGATATTGAAATTATTGAAGGTCACCATCGCCATAAAGTCGATGCGCCATCTGGCACCGCTTTGGGCATGGGTGAAGTGATCGCTGATACCTTGGGAAGAGACCTAAAGAAAGTTGCTGTTTACGGACGTGAAGGCATCACTGGTGAACGAGACAGAGATACCATTGGCTTTGCGACTATTCGTGCGGGTGATCTCGTGGGCGAGCATACCGCAATGTTTGCCGATATTGGTGAACGTGTTGAGATTACCCATAAAGCATCAAGTCGCATGACTTTTGCTAATGGCGCAGTAAGAGCAGCCGTTTGGTTGCAAGATAAGCAAAATGGTTTGTTTGATATGCGTGATGTGTTAGATCTTAATGACTAA
- the pulA gene encoding pullulanase-type alpha-1,6-glucosidase, with protein sequence MDIKISKLARLTMPILATALLGACSDNDTTPGGGGGGVIDGLYTAGENEVVVYYKRDEAHERVDESAYEGWGLHLWNGEGCTSTDLEAMGIADGGTDWGSPRAATGISETYGAYYVLTVDPDASDPHECMNFILHNGDDKAFGSANSKFELTKLQEDKGLFGFHGSSELFYAPVAERPVAIDGAKAHWVDADTIAWESAGDAASLELRYDLENGIAMDPDTKEVTGGTAIALTAGDLSDDAKARFPHLAGLSAAKIAVDDAVLKTIAKSQIVVVAMDAEGKATSATQVQKPGMIDEVFVKGDGGALAEELGAIVSGDEVSFKVWAPTAQSVKLYLYNEEDMSSAGEAVVMEEAANGVWAVEQAGAVGKYYRYEVTVYHPTTGNIETRMVTDPYSLALSTNSMYSLVVDLDADEIKPAGWDDYEHPEIEADVDHVLYESHLRDFSVSDTQGTAALNGKYLALTEEERESVTHLQALKDAGLTTLHILPAFDIATVDEEGAIDIDAPLADLCTKIDKTDDYCADASGTIEAKLASFEPSTGDAQSLMNDLRGLDSFNWGYDPYHYTVPEGSYATDAEGTTRILEFRQMVKATHDMGLKIVMDVVYNHTNASGVNDKSVLDKIVPGYYHRRDANTGGVETSTCCDNTATENLMMGKLMTDSLVTWAKEYNVDGFRFDLMGHQPKDLMVDSLAAVRAVDEDTLFYGEGWDFGEVANNARFEQATQWNMAGTEIGTFSDRLRDAVRGGSPFDSGEGIRKTQGFGNADTLNELNTDADNYRTEALHNQDLIRVGMAGNLQKFVILDSAGNTKRGQDVNYNGAKAGYTLNPSENISYVSKHDNQTLWDNNAYKAATGTTAADRSRMQTVSLSTVMLGQGIPFIHMGSELLRSKSMQRDSYDSGDWFNRVRFDGSDNNWNVGLPREDKDGGNWDLIKTIIADETAEPAEADIELAKQQFLELLTIRSSSDLFRLTTAAEVQARVDFRNVGAEQVQGLIVMSIDNGTGAGADLDENNDAIVVVLNATDEEQAFEVAGATGFDLHEVQQDSADSVVQGASFADATFTVPARTTAVFVQPRDGERGTGLPVDTSNKDVSAIPPLGDTQIFIRGVNTWNPEDELVFTKDGKYEFTTTLEAGDYGFKVADADWGDVNYGATEGALELGTAKTLEYNGGDLSFSIDAKSVVTFVTDFSTVDAPTLVVTAAAVASCELLEDSADAGPLATQLAVRGSHSGWGWDEMYALSYKGDNTYQVSLAAGAYEFKLASDADNWDPQMIAYSDGARVENLVLNVDYQAWARVGDSAIGDPGNNKITLAGDTILTLTVNGELTDNVDNGSISMCELEN encoded by the coding sequence ATGGATATAAAAATTAGTAAGTTAGCAAGGCTTACAATGCCAATTCTAGCAACTGCATTGCTAGGTGCGTGTAGTGATAATGACACGACTCCAGGCGGTGGCGGTGGAGGCGTCATTGATGGTTTGTACACCGCGGGTGAAAATGAAGTTGTTGTTTATTACAAACGCGATGAAGCCCATGAGCGTGTAGACGAATCTGCTTATGAAGGTTGGGGTTTACACCTTTGGAATGGCGAAGGTTGTACTAGTACTGATTTAGAAGCTATGGGTATTGCTGATGGGGGAACCGATTGGGGTTCACCAAGAGCTGCGACCGGTATCAGTGAAACCTACGGTGCTTACTATGTATTGACCGTTGACCCAGACGCATCAGATCCGCATGAGTGTATGAACTTCATTTTACACAACGGTGATGATAAAGCATTTGGCAGCGCTAACTCTAAGTTTGAGCTGACCAAGCTACAAGAAGATAAAGGTCTATTCGGTTTCCATGGCAGCAGCGAATTATTCTACGCGCCAGTAGCAGAGCGCCCCGTAGCCATTGATGGCGCCAAAGCCCATTGGGTTGATGCTGACACTATCGCATGGGAATCAGCCGGTGATGCAGCTTCTTTAGAGCTTCGTTACGATTTGGAAAATGGCATCGCCATGGACCCTGATACTAAAGAAGTGACTGGCGGTACCGCAATTGCGTTAACAGCTGGCGATTTGTCTGATGATGCTAAAGCACGCTTCCCGCATTTAGCTGGTTTGTCAGCGGCCAAAATAGCTGTAGATGATGCAGTACTTAAAACCATTGCAAAAAGCCAAATTGTTGTAGTTGCGATGGACGCCGAAGGTAAAGCTACTTCAGCGACTCAAGTGCAAAAGCCAGGCATGATTGACGAAGTTTTCGTTAAGGGTGATGGCGGTGCATTAGCTGAAGAACTTGGTGCGATTGTTTCAGGTGATGAGGTTAGCTTTAAGGTGTGGGCGCCAACCGCGCAAAGCGTTAAGTTATACTTATACAACGAAGAAGACATGAGTTCAGCGGGTGAAGCTGTTGTTATGGAAGAAGCGGCCAATGGTGTGTGGGCCGTAGAGCAGGCTGGGGCTGTTGGCAAATACTACCGTTACGAAGTGACCGTATACCACCCAACCACTGGAAACATTGAAACCCGTATGGTTACCGACCCATACTCTCTAGCCTTATCAACTAACTCAATGTATTCATTAGTGGTTGACCTAGATGCAGATGAAATTAAACCCGCAGGTTGGGATGATTACGAGCATCCAGAAATTGAAGCCGATGTAGACCACGTCTTATACGAATCACATTTGCGTGACTTTAGTGTGAGCGATACTCAAGGTACTGCAGCACTAAACGGTAAATACTTAGCGCTTACTGAAGAAGAACGTGAGTCGGTGACTCATCTTCAAGCGCTGAAAGATGCTGGCTTAACCACACTTCACATTCTCCCTGCTTTTGATATCGCGACAGTAGACGAAGAAGGTGCAATCGACATCGATGCGCCGCTAGCTGATTTGTGTACAAAAATTGATAAAACCGATGATTACTGTGCCGATGCCTCTGGCACGATTGAAGCGAAGCTAGCTAGTTTTGAGCCTAGCACTGGTGATGCGCAGTCGTTGATGAATGACCTACGCGGTCTTGATAGCTTTAACTGGGGTTACGACCCTTACCATTACACTGTGCCAGAAGGCAGTTACGCTACCGACGCTGAAGGTACTACTCGAATTCTAGAGTTCCGCCAAATGGTGAAGGCGACTCATGATATGGGTCTAAAAATTGTTATGGATGTCGTGTACAACCATACCAATGCTTCAGGTGTAAACGATAAGTCTGTGTTAGACAAAATTGTCCCTGGATATTATCACCGTCGTGATGCCAACACCGGTGGCGTAGAAACATCAACATGTTGTGATAATACCGCTACTGAAAACCTTATGATGGGTAAGCTAATGACTGACTCATTAGTTACTTGGGCTAAGGAATATAATGTTGACGGCTTCCGTTTCGATTTGATGGGTCACCAACCAAAAGACTTAATGGTTGATTCTTTAGCAGCGGTTCGTGCAGTAGATGAAGATACCTTGTTTTACGGCGAAGGCTGGGATTTTGGTGAAGTAGCCAACAATGCCCGCTTCGAGCAAGCGACTCAATGGAATATGGCTGGTACCGAAATTGGTACGTTCTCTGACCGTCTACGTGACGCGGTTCGTGGTGGTAGCCCGTTTGATAGTGGCGAAGGCATTCGTAAAACTCAAGGTTTTGGTAATGCTGATACCTTAAATGAGTTAAACACTGACGCTGACAACTACCGTACAGAAGCGCTTCATAACCAAGACTTAATTCGTGTGGGTATGGCAGGTAACTTACAGAAATTCGTAATTTTGGATTCTGCAGGAAATACCAAGCGTGGTCAGGATGTTAACTATAATGGAGCTAAAGCTGGTTATACCTTGAATCCATCAGAAAACATTTCTTATGTATCTAAGCACGATAACCAAACTTTATGGGACAATAACGCCTATAAAGCAGCTACCGGTACAACAGCTGCTGACCGCTCGCGTATGCAAACTGTTAGCTTGTCTACTGTTATGCTTGGCCAAGGTATTCCGTTTATTCACATGGGTTCTGAACTACTTCGTTCTAAATCAATGCAACGCGATAGCTACGACTCTGGTGATTGGTTTAACCGTGTAAGGTTTGATGGTTCTGATAATAACTGGAATGTTGGCTTACCTCGTGAAGACAAAGATGGTGGTAACTGGGATCTAATCAAAACCATTATTGCTGATGAAACTGCAGAGCCTGCAGAAGCAGATATAGAGTTAGCCAAACAGCAATTTTTAGAGCTACTGACTATCCGTTCAAGCAGTGACTTGTTCCGCTTAACCACAGCCGCAGAGGTTCAAGCGCGTGTTGACTTCCGCAATGTGGGTGCAGAGCAAGTACAAGGCCTAATTGTTATGTCTATCGACAACGGCACGGGTGCTGGGGCTGATTTAGACGAAAACAATGATGCTATCGTAGTTGTATTAAACGCAACTGATGAAGAGCAAGCCTTTGAAGTTGCAGGCGCAACAGGTTTTGACTTGCACGAAGTTCAACAAGATTCTGCAGACTCAGTGGTACAGGGTGCAAGCTTTGCTGATGCAACCTTTACTGTTCCTGCTCGTACTACTGCAGTATTTGTTCAGCCAAGAGATGGTGAACGTGGTACAGGTCTTCCAGTTGATACTTCAAATAAAGACGTAAGTGCAATTCCACCGCTTGGTGATACTCAAATATTCATCCGTGGTGTAAATACTTGGAATCCAGAAGATGAATTGGTGTTTACTAAAGATGGTAAATATGAGTTCACCACGACTTTAGAAGCTGGAGATTATGGCTTCAAAGTTGCAGATGCTGATTGGGGTGATGTTAACTACGGAGCAACAGAAGGTGCGCTAGAGCTAGGTACAGCTAAAACGCTTGAGTACAATGGCGGAGATTTAAGCTTTTCTATTGATGCTAAATCGGTGGTCACATTTGTTACTGATTTCTCAACGGTTGATGCGCCAACTTTGGTTGTTACAGCAGCTGCAGTGGCTAGTTGTGAATTGTTAGAAGACAGCGCAGACGCAGGGCCTTTGGCTACTCAATTAGCGGTTCGCGGTAGTCACTCCGGTTGGGGTTGGGATGAAATGTACGCACTATCATACAAGGGTGACAATACCTATCAGGTATCGCTTGCGGCCGGTGCATACGAGTTCAAACTGGCTTCTGATGCAGATAACTGGGATCCTCAAATGATTGCCTATTCAGATGGTGCTCGTGTAGAGAATCTTGTACTGAACGTTGACTACCAAGCTTGGGCTCGTGTAGGTGACAGTGCCATTGGTGACCCAGGTAATAACAAAATAACTTTAGCTGGTGATACCATCTTAACGTTGACCGTAAATGGCGAGTTAACGGATAACGTTGACAACGGTAGTATTTCAATGTGTGAACTAGAAAACTAA
- the carA gene encoding glutamine-hydrolyzing carbamoyl-phosphate synthase small subunit, translated as MSKSALLVLEDGTVFRGTAIGANGSAVGEVVFNTSMTGYQEILTDPSYARQIVTLTYPHIGNYGTTPEDEESSSIHACGLVIRDLPLLASNFRSQQSLSEYLESRNVVGIADIDTRKLTRILREKGAQAGCIVAGDDLDEAQALAQAKGFPGLKGMDLAKEVTTAKTYSWAQGSWDLVNGLPADSEDSKFHVVAYDFGVKRNILRMLVDRGCKLTVVPAQTSAEEVLALNPDGIFLSNGPGDPEPCDYAIAAVKTFLETDIPVFGICLGHQILALASGAKTVKMKFGHHGGNHPVKDIEHNRVMITAQNHGFAVDEKTLPDTLTMTHFSLFDQSLQGIHRNDKPAFSFQGHPEASPGPHDAAPLFDHFIELIEQRLNGQA; from the coding sequence TTGAGCAAATCAGCGCTGCTGGTATTAGAAGACGGTACCGTGTTCCGTGGAACCGCAATCGGAGCTAATGGTTCTGCCGTTGGAGAAGTAGTTTTTAATACTTCAATGACCGGATACCAAGAAATTTTAACTGACCCCTCATATGCTCGCCAAATAGTCACCCTCACTTATCCTCATATTGGAAACTATGGAACTACCCCGGAAGACGAAGAGTCTTCTAGCATACATGCCTGTGGTTTAGTGATTCGTGATTTACCTTTGTTAGCCAGTAATTTTCGCAGCCAACAAAGTTTGAGTGAGTATCTTGAGTCTCGCAATGTGGTTGGCATAGCGGATATTGATACCCGCAAGTTAACCCGTATTTTGCGTGAAAAAGGGGCTCAGGCTGGCTGTATTGTAGCCGGAGATGATTTAGACGAAGCGCAAGCTTTGGCGCAAGCTAAAGGTTTCCCGGGATTAAAAGGGATGGATTTGGCCAAAGAAGTGACTACGGCTAAAACCTATTCATGGGCGCAAGGTAGCTGGGACTTAGTGAATGGCTTACCTGCAGACAGTGAAGACAGTAAGTTTCATGTGGTTGCTTATGATTTTGGCGTTAAACGTAATATTTTGCGTATGTTGGTTGACCGCGGTTGTAAGTTGACTGTGGTTCCGGCACAAACTTCAGCTGAAGAAGTATTGGCGTTAAATCCAGATGGTATTTTCTTATCGAATGGTCCTGGGGACCCAGAGCCATGTGATTACGCCATTGCTGCGGTTAAAACCTTCCTAGAAACTGATATTCCGGTATTTGGTATCTGTTTAGGCCACCAAATTCTTGCGTTGGCCAGCGGTGCTAAAACAGTGAAAATGAAGTTTGGTCATCATGGCGGTAACCACCCAGTAAAAGACATCGAGCATAACCGAGTCATGATTACTGCGCAAAACCATGGTTTCGCCGTAGACGAAAAAACCTTGCCTGATACGCTAACAATGACCCACTTCTCTTTGTTTGATCAAAGTTTACAGGGTATCCATCGTAACGATAAGCCAGCATTTAGCTTCCAAGGTCACCCAGAAGCAAGCCCCGGCCCACACGATGCAGCGCCATTGTTTGACCATTTCATTGAATTAATTGAGCAGCGCCTTAACGGCCAAGCGTAG